Within the Arthrobacter sp. V1I7 genome, the region GGACGTCGCCGGCCCGGCCGGAAATCGTCCGGGTCCGGTTGGCCGGGCTGCCGGCCTCCTGGAAGGCTTCCCGGGCCGCCTTGAGGTGCTCGACGTCGACGTCGATGGTGGTCAGAACAGCGTGCGGGCCCAGGCCACGGAGGATGCACACGCCCGAGACGCCGGCGCCGGTTCCGATCTCCACCGCGGTCTGCGCCTTCGATGCGGCGGCCAGCACCGTCAGGACCGCACCTACTCCAGGGCCGATGGGCGTGACGCCAAGCTCGAAGGACCGTTCGCGCGCGTGAATCAGGACCTCATCCTCGGCAGGCAGATCTTCTGCATAGGACCAGC harbors:
- a CDS encoding O-methyltransferase; this encodes MSADKSTSWSYAEDLPAEDEVLIHARERSFELGVTPIGPGVGAVLTVLAAASKAQTAVEIGTGAGVSGVCILRGLGPHAVLTTIDVDVEHLKAAREAFQEAGSPANRTRTISGRAGDVLPRLTDSAYDLVFIDADKPNYPGYVEQAIRLLKRGGLLVVNDALDKDRVANPAARDTTTAVLRQVGKSIRDDDRLESAMLPTGDGLLIAVKK